In the genome of Cryptomeria japonica chromosome 8, Sugi_1.0, whole genome shotgun sequence, one region contains:
- the LOC131043673 gene encoding clavaminate synthase-like protein At3g21360 isoform X1: MGKMQECPFQRGKFAHQKVIDENGSLFPMVLLPKDDNEECNTLQSFIKSIQANKEFINDQLKKVGALLFRGFPLKTASDFNEVMEAFGWEEQSYLGAASRTRVLGRVFTANEAPLHQPINFHHEMPLFQDFPTKLAFFCEVASSHGGQTAILLSHKITERMEAKYPELVCKIEKEGLIYKSNLPAEDDPDDFLTGWQTLYKTRDKREAERMAANCGIKLSKVCWEGNNMILRSEPIVSIRKVDEGKRAWFNLLAFRNIEEPPILGGGSMVPREAIESCFQIAEEEAVEVKWEVGDIVVLDNRFVMHARRPSKSPRRILVAFCK; this comes from the exons ATGGGGAAGATGCAGGAGTGTCCATTCCAACGAGGGAAATTTGCCCACCAGAAAGTTATTGATGAAAATGGCAGTCTATTTCCAATGGTTCTCCTCCCCAAAGATGACAATGAGGAATGTAATACATTGCAATCCTTTATCAAAAGCATTCAAGCCAATAAAGAGTTTATCAATGATCAGCTGAAGAAGGTTGGAGCATTGCTTTTCAGAGGATTTCCTCTCAAAACTGCATCAGATTTCAATGAAGTTATGGAGGCATTTGGCTGGGAAGAACAGTCATACTTGGGCGCAGCTTCAAGAACAAGGGTTCTGGGAAGGGTTTTTACTGCAAATGAAGCTCCTCTCCATCAACCCATCAATTTCCACCATGAGATGCCTTTG TTTCAGGACTTCCCAACCAAATTAGCCTTTTTTTGTGAGGTTGCTTCTTCACATGGAGGGCAAACAGCCATTTTGTTGAGCCATAAAATTACAGAAAGAATGGAAGCTAAATATCCTGAATTAGTATGTAAAATTGAAAAAGAAGGGTTGATTTATAAATCCAATTTGCCTGCCGAGGATGATCCTGACGATTTCTTAACAGGTTGGCAAACGCTATACAAAACTAGGGATAAGAGAGAAGCTGAAAGAAT GGCCGCAAATTGTGGGATAAAGCTATCTAAGGTGTGTTGGGAAGGGAACAATATGATACTTCGATCGGAGCCTATTGTTTCTATTAGAAAGGTGGATGAGGGTAAGAGAGCTTGGTTCAATCTATTAGCTTTTCGCAATATAGAGGAACCCCCCATATTGGGAGGTGGATCTATGGTTCCTAGAGAGGCCATTGAATCATGCTTCCAAATTGCTGAAGAGGAGGCTGTTGAAGTCAAATGGGAAGTTGGTGATATTGTTGTGTTAGACAATCGGTTTGTGATGCATGCAAGAAGGCCTTCTAAATCACCAAGAAGAATACTTGTTGCATTTTGCAAGTAA
- the LOC131043673 gene encoding clavaminate synthase-like protein At3g21360 isoform X2 → MGKMQECPFQRGKFAHQKVIDENGSLFPMVLLPKDDNEECNTLQSFIKSIQANKEFINDQLKKVGALLFRGFPLKTASDFNEVMEAFGWEEQSYLGAASRTRVLGRVFTANEAPLHQPINFHHEMPLFQDFPTKLAFFCEVASSHGGQTAILLSHKITERMEAKYPELVCKIEKEGLIYKSNLPAEDDPDDFLTGPQIVG, encoded by the exons ATGGGGAAGATGCAGGAGTGTCCATTCCAACGAGGGAAATTTGCCCACCAGAAAGTTATTGATGAAAATGGCAGTCTATTTCCAATGGTTCTCCTCCCCAAAGATGACAATGAGGAATGTAATACATTGCAATCCTTTATCAAAAGCATTCAAGCCAATAAAGAGTTTATCAATGATCAGCTGAAGAAGGTTGGAGCATTGCTTTTCAGAGGATTTCCTCTCAAAACTGCATCAGATTTCAATGAAGTTATGGAGGCATTTGGCTGGGAAGAACAGTCATACTTGGGCGCAGCTTCAAGAACAAGGGTTCTGGGAAGGGTTTTTACTGCAAATGAAGCTCCTCTCCATCAACCCATCAATTTCCACCATGAGATGCCTTTG TTTCAGGACTTCCCAACCAAATTAGCCTTTTTTTGTGAGGTTGCTTCTTCACATGGAGGGCAAACAGCCATTTTGTTGAGCCATAAAATTACAGAAAGAATGGAAGCTAAATATCCTGAATTAGTATGTAAAATTGAAAAAGAAGGGTTGATTTATAAATCCAATTTGCCTGCCGAGGATGATCCTGACGATTTCTTAACAG GGCCGCAAATTGTGGGATAA